From one Pempheris klunzingeri isolate RE-2024b chromosome 5, fPemKlu1.hap1, whole genome shotgun sequence genomic stretch:
- the LOC139201334 gene encoding peroxisomal succinyl-coenzyme A thioesterase-like — MDRKHCCVALSVQPSRGLMDEKFIILVQNALPGFQLTLHALHQCEDGHSWEAFAHYVTDVAGTVNVSEDPSLGGTYSGVEPMGLLWSLRPLPGSKPGLRLRKVNVQTPMEVMISVYQGHQTEGFADQAPLAGVVVERWYMAPGVRRIPVTEGGLIATLFLPSGPGPFPGLLDLWGGGEHLVEYRAALLASHGFVTLTLDYLTQLANKEMLDDNYFEVAYRVLEQHPQVLDSRIAMLGLSLGTSVTLKVAAYSQAIKLRAAVCVSGSHVQPAHGSLTEILAYYSKNAGKTCYNEENQAIWRNLLLPIPTDPAFKVDVGQMQCPLLLVVGEDDQNWPAYESAMDIKEMMERAGNSHLLTVLSYPNAGHLIEPPYTPHFHASTFEAPVSKGMFIALWGGETVPHARAQEDAWRKMLAFLRKSLYDTKNPGITSL; from the exons ATGGACAGGAAGCATTGCTGTGTTGCGCTGTCAGTCCAGCCATCCAGAGGACTCATGGATGAGAAGTTTATCATCCTGGTCCAAAATGCCCTTCCTGGTTTCCAGCTGACCCTCCACGCCCTCCATCAGTGTGAAGACGGACATAGCTGGGAGGCATTTGCTCATTACGTTACTGACGTCGCTGGGACTGTGAATG TTTCAGAGGATCCCAGTCTGGGTGGGACGTACTCTGGGGTTGAACCTATGGGTCTACTGTGGAGCTTAAGACCACTTCCGGGCAGCAAACCTGGGCTTAG GCTGAGGAAGGTCAACGTCCAGACTCCCATGGAGGTCATGATCTCGGTGTACCAGGGTCACCAGACTGAGGGCTTCGCGGATCAGGCGCCGTTGgctggggtggtggtggagcgCTGGTACATGGCGCCCGGTGTCCGCAGGATCCCGGTCACCGAGGGTGGACTCATTGCGACTCTCTTCCTGCCCTCAG GACCGGGTCCTTTCCCTGGCCTCCTGGACTTGTGGGGGGGTGGAGAGCATTTGGTTGAGTACCGTGCAGCACTGCTGGCCTCCCATGGCTTCGTCACCCTGACCCTTGACTACCTGACCCAACTTGCAAACAAGGAGATGTTGGATGACAACTACTTTGAG gtggCCTACAGAGTCCTGGAGCAGCATCCTCAGGTCCTCGACAGCAGGATCGCCATGTTGGGTCTGTCCTTAGGCACCAGTGTCACCTTGAAAGTGGCTGCTTATTCCCAAGCAATAAAG CTcagggctgctgtgtgtgtcagtgggagTCATGTGCAGCCAGCTCATGGATCTTTGACAGAAATATTGGCGTACTATTCCAA AAATGCTGGGAAGACTTGCTACAATGAGGAGAACCAGGCGATCTGGCGAAATCTGCTGCTGCCCATCCCCACTGACCCTGCCTTCAAAGTGGAT GTGGGACAAATGCAGTGTCCTCTGTTGCTGGTTGTAGGTGAGGACGATCAGAACTGGCCGGCCTACGAGTCTGCAATGGAC ATAAAGGAGATGATGGAGCGGGCGGGGAACAGCCACCTGCTGACTGTCCTGTCGTACCCAAACGCTGGTCACCTGATTGAGCCTCCCTACACACCGCACTTTCATGCCAGCACCTTCGAAGCGCCAGTCTCAAAAGGAATGT TCATAGCTCTGTGGGGCGGAGAGACGGTGCCACATGCTCGCGCTCAGGAAGATGCCTGGAGGAAGATGCTGGCCTTCCTTAGGAAGAGTCTGTATGACACCAAAAACCCTGGTATAACTTCACTGTAA